The Lampris incognitus isolate fLamInc1 unplaced genomic scaffold, fLamInc1.hap2 scaffold_600, whole genome shotgun sequence genome window below encodes:
- the LOC130134001 gene encoding troponin I, fast skeletal muscle-like has protein sequence MSHDKKMTSSRKHHLKSVMLAIAANWIENEKKELVAAKKAYMAEHCPAPNTSGDQAALINICKQLHAAIDKIDEDRYDILTKVGKADKEIDDLKI, from the exons ATGTCTCACGA caagaagatgacGTCAAGCCGCAAGCATCATCTGAAG AGTGTGATGCTGGCCATCGCTGCTAACTGGATAGAGAATGAGAAGAAGGAACTTGTTGCTGCGAAGAAAGCCTACATGGCTGAGCACTGTCCTGCTCCAAACACAAGCGGAGACCAGGCAGCCctgatt AACATATGCAAACAGCTGCATGCAGCCATTGACAAAATTGATGAGGACAGGTATGATATCCTTACCAAAGTGGGCAAGGCTGATAAGGAG ATCGATGACCTGAAGATC